A stretch of Cynocephalus volans isolate mCynVol1 chromosome 9, mCynVol1.pri, whole genome shotgun sequence DNA encodes these proteins:
- the TMA16 gene encoding translation machinery-associated protein 16, translating to MPKASKGKSTGHEKKVIHPYSRKAAQIARESHKQEKKEKLKNEKALRLNLIGEKLQWFQNHLDPQKVRYSKKDACELIERYLNRFISELEQIELHNSIKDRQGRRHCSRETVIKQTTERERQQYEGYGLEIPDILNASNLKTFREWDFDLKKLPNIKMRKICANDAISKKHKRKTVRTVDRGLEELELKDESSDSDEEMTAVA from the exons ccTAAAGCATCAAAGGGGAAAAGTACAGGAcatgaaaaaaaagtcattcatCCATACAGTAGAAAAGCAGCTCAAATCGCAAGAGAGTcccacaaacaagaaaaaaaggaaaa GTTGAAGAATGAAAAGGCTTTGCGTCTCAATCTTATTG GTGAAAAACTGCAGTGGTTTCAAAATCATCTTGATCCCCAAAAAGTGAGATATTCTAAGAAAGATGCTTGTGAATTAATTGAAAG atatttaaatcGATTCATCAGTGAGCTGGAGCAGATTGAGCTGCACAACAGCATCAAAGACAGGCAGGGAAGGCGGCACTGTTCCCGAGAGACAGTCATCAAGCAGACCACAGAGCGGGAGCGACAGCAGTATGAAGGATACGGCCTTG agATTCCAGACATTCTAAATGCAAGTAATCTGAAAACTTTTAG ggAATGGGATTTTGATCTGAAGAAATTGCCAaacattaaaatgagaaaaatttgtgCTAATGATGCAATTTCCAAGAAGCACAAGAGGAAAACTGTTAGAACTGTAGACAGAGGTTTAGAGGAACTGGAACTGAAAGATGAATCAAGTGACTCAGATGAGGAAATGACTGCAGTGGCCTAA